The following are from one region of the Aquirufa lenticrescens genome:
- the mnmH gene encoding tRNA 2-selenouridine(34) synthase MnmH, whose product MPEKLSPSDFLEAAKTYPVLDVRSPGEYTRARIPGAISFPIFDDAQRAAVGTCYKQKGKDQAIELGLEFVGPQLAKWVKKAKKLAVDNTILVHCWRGGMRSGSMAWLFETAGIKVKILVGGYKAYRNEVLAIFDQPIPFRVLGGKTGSGKTEILHELVKRGHQVLDLEGIAHHRGSAFGHLGLELQPTSEHFENEVHRVLCGFDYSREIWVEDESRHIGQVFMGAPLYNQLRAAPVVFLDIEPVYRLPHLVNVYASYPKEDLEKALGKIKKRLGLDRYAIALEALEAGDFSLVAEITLHYYDKAYMYGLELRDESQITRIEVRTLDPIEQTELLLSHAS is encoded by the coding sequence ATGCCCGAAAAACTGAGTCCGTCAGACTTCCTCGAAGCCGCAAAAACATACCCGGTGCTCGATGTACGATCGCCTGGCGAATATACGCGGGCACGGATTCCTGGAGCCATTTCCTTTCCTATTTTTGACGATGCCCAACGCGCCGCGGTGGGGACTTGCTATAAGCAAAAAGGCAAAGATCAAGCGATCGAATTAGGCTTGGAATTTGTGGGTCCACAACTGGCGAAATGGGTGAAAAAGGCCAAAAAACTAGCCGTCGACAACACCATCCTCGTCCATTGCTGGCGCGGGGGAATGCGAAGTGGCAGTATGGCCTGGCTTTTTGAGACGGCCGGAATCAAGGTAAAGATCCTCGTGGGAGGCTACAAGGCCTACCGCAATGAGGTATTGGCCATTTTTGATCAACCTATTCCCTTCCGCGTTTTGGGCGGGAAGACGGGATCAGGGAAGACCGAAATCTTGCATGAATTAGTGAAAAGAGGGCATCAGGTCTTGGATTTAGAAGGTATTGCGCACCATCGGGGGTCGGCTTTTGGTCATTTAGGATTAGAGTTGCAGCCTACAAGTGAGCATTTTGAGAATGAAGTGCACCGCGTTTTGTGCGGTTTTGATTATAGCCGCGAGATCTGGGTGGAGGATGAAAGTCGCCACATAGGTCAGGTATTTATGGGTGCTCCGCTGTATAATCAGCTTCGTGCGGCTCCTGTGGTCTTTTTAGATATTGAACCGGTCTACCGTTTGCCGCATTTAGTGAACGTGTATGCATCTTATCCGAAGGAGGATTTAGAAAAGGCTTTGGGCAAAATAAAAAAACGCTTAGGCCTGGACCGCTACGCCATCGCGCTGGAAGCGTTAGAAGCCGGGGATTTCAGTTTAGTCGCGGAAATCACCCTGCATTACTACGATAAGGCCTATATGTACGGCCTTGAATTACGCGACGAATCCCAAATCACCCGCATCGAAGTCCGCACACTGGACCCGATCGAACAAACCGAATTACTTTTAAGCCATGCTTCCTAA
- a CDS encoding bacillithiol biosynthesis cysteine-adding enzyme BshC, with translation MDHKTHSFSSLNAFSTLLLDYLAEKPELKAFYGNGPRLENFKEQIASKSTFPAANRAILQTVLTEQYAAIGAEMPAVDLRDENTFTVTTGHQLNIYTGPLYVIYKLVSTINLARALQKAYPAQRFVPVYWMATEDHDFEEINHFIAFGTKYTWNTSQKGAVGRFNLSDFPNIPFRNEIFDKAYSEGKTLSEAVRMYMHALFGAEGLVCLDADDVRLKSIFAPIMEADLKQQVHEPIVRATTEKLEALGYKTQVSARPVNLFELTENDRVRLETGDSVDITKASPNVILRPLYQEVILPNLAYIGGPAEVAYWLQLKGIFDLHQVPFPILLPRNFAIVKTQKQAEKAEKLGLSLADLFKNELALRRDFVAGRTTHQLDTAGEAQALQPILAELAARAKAIDPTLEASVLAEQARWIKGLERLAKKLKRAEERNQGDEVRQVLALKEALFPTGEWQERHTNFLEFASDHPDFIHDLLQTFDPLNFEFYEITL, from the coding sequence ATGGATCATAAAACGCATTCTTTTTCTTCGCTGAACGCTTTCTCTACACTGCTACTGGATTATTTGGCAGAGAAGCCTGAGTTGAAAGCGTTTTATGGCAATGGTCCGCGTCTGGAAAATTTCAAAGAGCAAATTGCTTCTAAAAGCACATTCCCAGCGGCTAATCGCGCAATATTACAGACTGTCCTAACCGAGCAATATGCCGCTATAGGCGCTGAAATGCCGGCGGTAGATCTTCGCGATGAAAATACCTTTACGGTAACGACTGGACATCAATTAAATATCTATACAGGTCCACTGTATGTGATTTATAAGCTTGTATCGACGATTAATCTGGCGCGTGCGCTTCAAAAAGCGTATCCCGCACAGCGATTTGTGCCAGTGTATTGGATGGCGACGGAGGACCACGATTTTGAGGAGATAAATCACTTCATTGCATTTGGGACGAAATACACGTGGAATACTTCCCAAAAAGGCGCTGTGGGTCGTTTTAACCTGAGCGATTTCCCCAACATTCCGTTTAGAAACGAGATTTTCGACAAGGCTTATTCCGAGGGAAAAACCCTTTCTGAGGCAGTGAGAATGTATATGCACGCGCTTTTTGGCGCTGAAGGTTTAGTCTGTCTCGATGCAGATGATGTACGGTTGAAGTCGATTTTCGCACCTATCATGGAGGCGGATTTGAAACAACAGGTGCACGAACCTATCGTACGGGCGACGACAGAGAAATTAGAGGCCTTAGGCTACAAGACACAGGTTTCGGCGCGTCCGGTGAACCTATTTGAATTAACGGAAAATGATCGCGTTCGTTTGGAAACGGGGGATTCGGTGGACATCACCAAAGCCAGCCCGAATGTGATCTTACGACCATTGTACCAAGAAGTCATTTTACCTAATCTGGCCTACATAGGAGGCCCGGCGGAGGTGGCGTATTGGTTGCAATTGAAAGGCATTTTCGATTTACATCAGGTTCCGTTCCCTATTTTATTGCCGCGTAACTTTGCGATCGTGAAGACGCAGAAGCAGGCGGAGAAGGCAGAAAAACTCGGTTTAAGTTTAGCTGATTTGTTTAAAAACGAATTAGCGTTACGACGTGATTTCGTGGCGGGACGCACGACGCATCAACTGGATACAGCCGGTGAAGCGCAAGCCTTACAGCCTATTTTAGCGGAATTAGCTGCCAGAGCAAAAGCCATCGATCCTACCTTGGAAGCAAGCGTTTTAGCTGAACAGGCGCGTTGGATCAAAGGTCTAGAGCGATTAGCGAAGAAATTAAAGCGCGCGGAAGAGCGTAATCAGGGAGATGAGGTGAGACAAGTTTTGGCATTAAAAGAAGCCTTATTCCCTACGGGAGAATGGCAGGAGCGCCACACGAACTTCCTCGAATTCGCGAGCGACCACCCTGACTTTATACACGATTTACTACAGACATTCGATCCACTGAACTTCGAATTCTACGAAATAACCCTATAA
- a CDS encoding NADH-quinone oxidoreductase subunit A, producing the protein MIEQFGYVAAFLGAGILFLGLILTLARFIRPNRPNVEKNSTYESGEAPVGNANIRFNPRFYVIALLFVLFEIELVFLFPTATLLKDKTLSTAAPEFPTYAVIEILIFVGILALGLAFAWVKGYLNWEKPETAAEKLNIPIPDSVYDNIRTKHSASK; encoded by the coding sequence ATGATCGAGCAATTTGGCTATGTAGCGGCATTTTTAGGCGCAGGGATCCTTTTCCTGGGCTTGATTTTAACCCTTGCCCGCTTTATTCGTCCAAATCGCCCCAATGTCGAGAAAAACTCCACCTACGAATCCGGCGAAGCACCGGTAGGAAACGCGAACATCCGCTTCAATCCTCGCTTTTACGTGATTGCCCTGCTTTTCGTTTTGTTCGAAATCGAATTAGTATTCTTATTTCCCACGGCTACCTTATTAAAGGACAAGACTCTTTCAACTGCAGCGCCGGAGTTCCCGACTTATGCGGTTATTGAGATTTTAATATTCGTGGGAATCTTAGCTTTAGGCCTAGCCTTTGCTTGGGTGAAAGGGTATTTAAACTGGGAGAAACCAGAAACGGCTGCCGAAAAATTGAACATTCCGATCCCAGATAGCGTTTACGATAACATCAGGACAAAACATTCCGCCTCTAAATAA
- a CDS encoding DedA family protein produces the protein MDEINLLWHQLTDSETIIRSGLMVITLIVFAENGLFFAFFLPGDYLLFLTGVFGGTGVLKEPLSSLLLSIFLAAVIGSLVGYLVGRFFGKSLMNRPDGWFFKKKHLESTREFFDKYGFMALVISRFLPIVRTFTPILAGISHLSWYKFIFLNLVGGALWVGILVTGGFYLGQSFPGIINYVQYIILFFLAITTFTVIKGYLKLRQ, from the coding sequence ATGGATGAAATAAATCTTTTGTGGCATCAGCTCACTGATTCTGAAACCATTATCCGTTCTGGATTGATGGTGATTACCCTGATTGTTTTCGCTGAGAATGGCCTTTTCTTCGCCTTTTTCCTTCCTGGAGATTATTTATTGTTTTTGACGGGTGTTTTTGGGGGTACGGGTGTGCTGAAAGAGCCTTTGAGCTCTCTCTTATTGAGTATTTTTCTGGCTGCCGTCATCGGTTCCCTCGTGGGTTATTTAGTGGGGCGGTTTTTTGGCAAATCGCTGATGAATAGGCCCGATGGCTGGTTTTTCAAGAAGAAACACCTGGAATCGACCCGAGAGTTTTTTGACAAATACGGTTTTATGGCGTTAGTCATCAGTCGCTTTTTGCCTATTGTACGGACCTTTACGCCCATTTTAGCGGGCATTAGTCACTTGTCTTGGTATAAATTTATTTTCCTGAATTTAGTGGGTGGCGCGCTTTGGGTGGGCATTTTAGTGACGGGAGGTTTTTATTTAGGCCAAAGTTTCCCCGGCATCATCAACTACGTACAATACATCATCTTATTCTTCCTCGCGATTACCACCTTTACGGTGATTAAGGGCTATTTGAAATTGAGACAATGA
- a CDS encoding CusA/CzcA family heavy metal efflux RND transporter, with the protein MINSIISFSIRNKLVVGLFVLGLVFWGGYSLSKLPIDALPDITSNQVQVITQSPALATSEVEKFITYPLEISLRTIPNVKDIRSVSRMGLSIITVVFEDEVATEVTRQQVAEKLKAAEPYLLQGAGVPEMAPITTGLGEFFQYTLEVDPSFKDQYSLADLRTYQDWLIKRQLLGIKGVVEVSSFGGNLKQYEVAIDPERLRAMNVSVNEVFKAIQINNSNSGGSYLEKGTDAYFIRSEGMLTSIEDIENTVVSQRGEAGLPILVKDVAKVGFGKAVRYGAMTRNGEGEAVGGVMLLLKGANANQVVQDVKVQMEIIGKTLPQGIKIVPYLDRSVLIGRAINTVEKNLIEGGLIVVFILVLLLGNLRAGLIVASVIPLCLLFAFALMHIFGVSANLMSLGAIDFGLIVDGAVIIVESIIHRLHSHRKGEELSQHAMDEEVGISAKAIFGSAAFGVIIILIVYLPIMALGGIEGKMFRPMAQTVSFAILGALILSLTYVPMMSALFLSKKISHEITIADRIMGFLYGKYQPIIHWALKQRKWVVIGAFGLFSASIALFMSLGGEFIPELNEGDFAVETLLPTNASLSQSIKVNTAAQAMLLKKFPTEIKQVVSRIGASEIPTDPMGINSCDLIIQLKDPSEWKNAETMEELEAKMDAALDVYPEVNFEFTQPIQMRFNELIAGVKSDIAVKIFGEDLQELFDHATEASRYIRQIDGVGDIKVQQIDGIPQLVVKYNRVKMAQYGLNVNEVNSAIKMTFAGETAGIVMEGEKRFDLVVRMDSVHRQDIQNLRELYIDLPSGSQIPLQEVADVSYENAPLEISRDNTHRRITIGINVRGRDVESVVADIQKVMKDKIVLPAGYYVTYGGTFENLQAAKSRLALVVPIALALIFVLLFFTFQSFLEAAIIYLAIPLSAIGGVVALWLRGMPFSVSAGIGFIALFGVAVLNGIVLLSFFKQLADEGLSVEERLKKGLELRFRPVIMTAAVASLGFLPMALSHSPGAEVQRPLATVVIGGLITATFLTLVVIPVVYSIVMGRREQKLKAKGLGMIMLFILMSFSSFAETKPEATKTQSTKSRSDDPLTKSRSDDPRLSLKACLSQASTRNALLATGLADVKTAEAFIQSGKELPKGTVDAQYGKTQTYYSQDYTVMASQSIPWPTLLKAQVKSLTSAKVMSEKRLKITQNLVASSVKFYYYQILAQQKNLAFLASQDSLYTLMKRAATIKFQQGETNRLELMAAETRLREFQQKRIALEADQKTAYQNLAYWINEPGEFEIEGKESLAMESGVAGLDLSKNPTIELLAEQVEHGKLLTAVERERLKPDLRIGVTTQSIENVGGQNFVQAGLAIPIFGKGQKAKIASAKLQEEAFVSQKIQAESALQTDFKNAEAAVAKYRASLAYYTATALPQAALLEKTALKSYQQGEIEYVEMLQNTQQAWQIRESYIQEVNAYNQAIITRQTLIGNE; encoded by the coding sequence ATGATTAATTCCATTATCAGTTTCAGTATACGTAATAAACTTGTTGTAGGCCTTTTTGTGCTAGGACTCGTTTTTTGGGGAGGTTATTCGCTGAGCAAATTGCCCATCGATGCCTTACCAGACATTACGTCGAACCAAGTGCAGGTGATCACGCAATCCCCCGCACTTGCGACCTCCGAGGTCGAAAAATTCATCACTTATCCGCTCGAGATTTCCTTGCGAACCATTCCCAATGTGAAGGATATTCGCTCCGTTTCCCGGATGGGTCTTTCCATTATTACCGTCGTTTTCGAGGATGAAGTCGCCACTGAGGTGACGCGGCAGCAAGTTGCAGAGAAATTAAAGGCAGCAGAACCTTACCTTTTACAAGGGGCGGGTGTGCCGGAAATGGCGCCCATCACGACAGGTTTAGGGGAGTTTTTCCAATACACCTTAGAGGTGGATCCCTCTTTCAAAGACCAATATTCACTCGCAGATTTACGTACCTACCAAGATTGGTTGATTAAGCGCCAGCTTTTGGGGATCAAAGGCGTGGTGGAGGTCAGCTCCTTCGGGGGGAACCTAAAACAATACGAGGTCGCGATCGATCCAGAGCGTTTGCGCGCGATGAATGTGAGCGTGAACGAGGTGTTTAAGGCGATTCAGATCAACAATTCGAACTCTGGAGGTAGTTATTTAGAGAAGGGGACGGATGCCTATTTCATTCGTTCGGAGGGGATGTTGACTTCGATAGAGGACATTGAGAATACCGTTGTTTCCCAAAGAGGTGAGGCCGGATTACCTATCCTAGTGAAGGATGTGGCCAAAGTAGGCTTCGGGAAAGCGGTCCGCTACGGAGCGATGACTCGAAACGGCGAGGGCGAAGCTGTGGGTGGCGTTATGTTGCTTTTGAAAGGGGCGAACGCAAACCAGGTCGTGCAGGACGTGAAAGTGCAGATGGAAATCATCGGCAAAACCCTGCCGCAAGGAATTAAAATTGTACCTTATTTAGATCGCAGCGTGTTGATCGGTCGTGCCATTAATACGGTGGAGAAGAACTTGATCGAGGGAGGATTGATTGTCGTGTTTATCCTGGTTTTATTGCTGGGAAATCTGCGCGCCGGTTTGATCGTGGCCTCGGTGATTCCGCTCTGTTTATTGTTTGCCTTTGCGCTGATGCACATTTTCGGGGTGTCTGCGAACCTGATGAGTTTAGGAGCGATTGACTTTGGCCTCATTGTAGATGGCGCCGTCATCATTGTGGAGTCCATTATTCACCGGCTCCACAGTCATCGAAAAGGCGAGGAATTGAGCCAGCACGCGATGGATGAGGAAGTGGGAATTTCTGCCAAAGCGATTTTTGGCTCCGCGGCCTTTGGCGTCATCATTATCCTCATTGTTTACCTACCCATTATGGCTTTAGGTGGAATCGAAGGCAAGATGTTTAGGCCAATGGCCCAAACGGTGAGTTTCGCCATCCTAGGTGCTTTGATTCTCTCGTTGACTTATGTTCCCATGATGTCAGCCTTGTTTTTAAGCAAGAAAATCAGTCATGAAATTACGATAGCGGATCGCATTATGGGCTTCCTGTATGGAAAGTACCAGCCCATCATTCACTGGGCGTTGAAGCAGCGTAAGTGGGTGGTGATCGGCGCTTTTGGTCTATTTTCTGCTAGCATTGCCTTATTTATGTCCTTAGGAGGAGAGTTCATTCCAGAATTAAACGAGGGAGATTTTGCCGTAGAAACCCTATTGCCTACGAATGCCTCTTTATCCCAAAGTATCAAAGTTAACACCGCCGCTCAAGCGATGTTACTGAAGAAATTCCCTACGGAGATCAAGCAAGTGGTTTCTCGTATAGGCGCTTCCGAAATCCCAACGGACCCCATGGGAATCAACTCCTGCGATTTAATTATCCAATTAAAGGATCCGTCCGAATGGAAAAATGCGGAGACGATGGAGGAATTAGAGGCCAAAATGGATGCGGCTTTAGACGTGTATCCAGAAGTGAATTTCGAGTTTACGCAACCGATTCAGATGCGTTTTAACGAGCTGATCGCGGGAGTGAAATCGGATATTGCGGTGAAGATTTTTGGGGAAGATCTCCAAGAATTGTTTGATCACGCGACCGAAGCCTCTCGTTATATCCGTCAAATCGACGGCGTAGGCGACATCAAAGTCCAGCAAATCGACGGTATTCCGCAATTAGTGGTGAAATACAACCGCGTAAAGATGGCGCAATACGGCTTGAATGTCAATGAGGTAAACTCGGCCATCAAGATGACCTTTGCAGGAGAAACAGCCGGAATCGTCATGGAAGGGGAGAAACGTTTTGACCTGGTGGTCAGAATGGATTCGGTTCACCGTCAAGACATTCAAAATCTGCGCGAACTCTACATCGACTTGCCATCAGGATCGCAAATCCCTTTGCAAGAGGTGGCAGATGTGAGTTATGAAAACGCGCCTTTGGAAATCTCACGTGATAACACGCACCGCCGAATCACGATCGGTATTAACGTTCGTGGCCGAGACGTCGAAAGCGTCGTGGCCGATATTCAAAAAGTCATGAAAGATAAAATTGTATTACCGGCGGGTTACTATGTGACCTACGGCGGAACGTTTGAGAATTTACAAGCGGCGAAATCGCGTTTGGCATTGGTAGTACCGATTGCCTTAGCGCTGATTTTCGTGCTCTTGTTTTTTACGTTCCAAAGCTTCTTAGAAGCAGCCATCATTTACCTAGCGATTCCTTTGTCGGCCATTGGTGGTGTGGTGGCGCTTTGGTTACGCGGGATGCCTTTCTCGGTTTCTGCCGGGATCGGATTTATCGCACTTTTCGGGGTGGCTGTATTGAACGGAATCGTGTTGCTTTCTTTCTTTAAGCAATTAGCGGACGAGGGTTTAAGCGTGGAAGAACGATTGAAGAAAGGATTAGAATTGCGGTTCAGACCGGTGATCATGACCGCGGCTGTGGCCTCTTTAGGTTTCTTACCCATGGCGTTGAGTCACTCGCCGGGCGCGGAGGTGCAGCGTCCATTAGCGACGGTGGTCATCGGTGGCTTGATCACGGCGACGTTCTTAACGCTAGTCGTTATCCCAGTCGTGTACTCGATTGTGATGGGCCGCAGAGAACAGAAGCTGAAGGCCAAAGGACTAGGGATGATTATGTTGTTCATCTTGATGTCATTTAGTTCGTTTGCAGAGACTAAGCCGGAGGCGACTAAGACGCAGTCGACTAAGTCACGAAGTGACGACCCATTGACTAAGTCGCGTAGCGACGACCCCCGCCTGTCGCTAAAAGCTTGCTTGTCCCAAGCCTCCACGCGCAACGCCCTCCTAGCAACAGGCCTAGCAGACGTAAAAACCGCGGAGGCCTTCATCCAATCCGGAAAGGAATTACCTAAAGGAACGGTGGATGCGCAGTACGGAAAGACGCAGACCTATTACAGCCAGGATTATACGGTGATGGCTTCCCAAAGTATTCCGTGGCCTACGCTTTTGAAAGCGCAGGTGAAGTCCTTGACTTCGGCAAAAGTGATGAGCGAAAAGCGCTTGAAGATCACGCAGAATTTAGTGGCCTCGAGTGTGAAATTCTATTATTACCAGATTTTAGCACAGCAGAAAAATCTAGCGTTTTTAGCTTCTCAGGACAGTTTATATACCCTGATGAAGCGTGCGGCAACGATTAAATTCCAGCAAGGTGAGACGAATCGCTTGGAATTGATGGCGGCGGAAACGCGCTTGCGGGAGTTTCAACAAAAACGAATTGCCCTAGAAGCGGATCAAAAGACGGCCTATCAAAATTTAGCTTACTGGATCAACGAACCAGGTGAATTTGAGATCGAGGGAAAGGAATCACTTGCCATGGAATCCGGTGTTGCTGGATTGGATTTGTCTAAAAATCCGACCATCGAACTTTTAGCTGAGCAGGTAGAGCACGGAAAATTATTGACGGCGGTCGAAAGAGAACGCTTGAAGCCAGATCTCAGAATCGGGGTGACCACGCAGAGTATTGAAAATGTAGGGGGCCAAAACTTCGTGCAGGCTGGTCTGGCCATTCCGATTTTTGGCAAAGGTCAAAAAGCGAAGATTGCCTCGGCGAAATTGCAAGAGGAGGCATTTGTCAGCCAAAAAATCCAAGCCGAATCCGCCTTGCAAACGGACTTCAAAAATGCGGAGGCAGCGGTCGCAAAATACCGAGCGAGTTTGGCTTATTATACCGCCACTGCCTTACCACAGGCTGCTTTGTTAGAGAAAACCGCGCTAAAATCGTACCAGCAAGGGGAAATCGAATACGTCGAAATGTTGCAAAATACGCAGCAGGCTTGGCAGATTCGAGAAAGTTATATTCAAGAAGTCAACGCCTACAACCAGGCGATTATCACACGTCAAACACTCATTGGAAATGAATAA
- a CDS encoding efflux RND transporter periplasmic adaptor subunit, which produces MNKIFKFAALCLVFSVVACSKKEEATTEAPVTEIKLSVEQKTNAGIEFGSLEEREMSTEIKCTGVVDVPPVSLASISIPIAGYVKTTYELLPGKKVSKGQALATLTSLDFIQMQQEYLQALSSQTFMSSEKSRQQVLTNEEVGSKKKLQQSEADLGNVNAQVKALGLKLEVLGCDLKSLAKGNISSVLTLRSPIDGYIQDQFLAIGKYVTPSDVLIKVVGMADKHVELKVFEKDLAKLNIGQTIEFESEGQKAKAKIFLIAPQVDLTNRTTSVHGHFANKADEKHFTVGQFVSARIEVGTQKIPSIPQAGLARVGKGGFIYVEMANGAMAQVPVEILSSTPEYAGIKLLKELPAGKVVTKGASALEAIFAKD; this is translated from the coding sequence ATGAATAAGATATTCAAATTTGCAGCGCTATGCCTTGTATTTAGCGTAGTAGCTTGCTCGAAAAAAGAAGAGGCCACCACAGAAGCACCGGTGACCGAAATTAAATTAAGTGTAGAACAGAAGACGAACGCGGGTATTGAATTCGGGTCTTTGGAAGAGCGCGAAATGTCCACGGAAATTAAGTGCACGGGGGTGGTTGATGTGCCGCCGGTGTCTTTGGCATCCATCTCGATCCCGATCGCAGGTTACGTGAAAACAACGTATGAATTACTTCCGGGCAAGAAAGTATCGAAAGGCCAGGCCCTAGCGACTTTGACATCGCTTGATTTCATCCAAATGCAGCAAGAATATTTACAGGCCTTGTCATCCCAGACCTTTATGAGTTCCGAGAAATCGCGTCAACAAGTATTGACGAACGAAGAAGTGGGATCGAAGAAGAAATTGCAACAGTCGGAGGCGGATTTAGGGAATGTCAATGCGCAAGTGAAGGCTTTGGGACTAAAATTAGAGGTCTTAGGTTGTGACTTAAAATCGCTGGCAAAAGGGAATATTAGTTCTGTTTTGACCTTGCGTTCGCCGATTGATGGGTATATCCAAGATCAGTTTTTAGCGATCGGAAAATACGTAACGCCGTCCGACGTCTTGATTAAGGTCGTAGGAATGGCGGATAAGCACGTGGAATTGAAGGTGTTTGAGAAGGATTTGGCGAAATTAAACATCGGTCAAACCATCGAATTCGAATCAGAGGGCCAAAAAGCGAAAGCCAAAATCTTCCTCATCGCCCCACAAGTGGATTTAACCAACCGCACGACATCCGTTCACGGCCACTTCGCAAACAAGGCGGATGAGAAGCACTTCACGGTAGGTCAATTCGTGAGCGCGCGCATCGAAGTAGGCACCCAAAAAATCCCTAGCATTCCGCAAGCTGGTCTTGCACGCGTAGGAAAAGGGGGCTTCATTTACGTAGAAATGGCGAACGGTGCGATGGCACAAGTGCCCGTAGAGATTTTGAGCTCCACACCGGAATACGCGGGTATCAAATTATTGAAGGAATTACCGGCGGGTAAGGTGGTAACGAAAGGGGCTTCCGCTTTAGAAGCGATCTTCGCAAAAGACTAG
- the ispE gene encoding 4-(cytidine 5'-diphospho)-2-C-methyl-D-erythritol kinase, producing MVLFPHAKINIGLYITKKRKDGFHDLETCFFPVPWTDVLEITPSEGEFTFSSSGLDIAGAIEDNLCYKAYQLLSKDHKMPPVHIHLHKIIPMGAGLGGGSSDAAFTLMGLRDLFQLPLTNEDLQPYAAKLGSDCAFFLSNQAAFGKGKGDQLSPIEASLKGKFLVLLYPAVGISTAQAYAGVTPAKAPVDLRKAILKADWKETISNDFEKSIFPTHPVLASLKEEMYTLGATYAAMSGSGSTIFGIFDKKIDPPAGWADYTVWSGLVD from the coding sequence ATGGTTTTATTTCCGCACGCGAAGATTAATATAGGCTTGTACATCACGAAGAAGCGCAAGGATGGGTTTCACGACTTAGAAACGTGTTTCTTTCCGGTGCCCTGGACGGATGTGCTAGAAATTACGCCTTCTGAAGGGGAATTCACCTTTAGCTCCTCTGGCTTAGACATCGCGGGCGCCATCGAAGATAACCTGTGCTACAAAGCGTACCAGTTATTGAGCAAGGACCATAAAATGCCCCCTGTGCACATTCACCTACATAAAATCATCCCGATGGGCGCTGGTTTAGGTGGCGGATCGTCTGACGCGGCATTTACCTTGATGGGCTTGAGAGACCTATTTCAATTGCCCTTAACGAATGAAGATTTACAACCCTATGCGGCTAAATTAGGCAGCGACTGTGCATTTTTCTTGTCGAATCAGGCGGCTTTTGGCAAAGGAAAAGGAGATCAACTGAGTCCTATCGAAGCGAGCTTGAAAGGGAAGTTTCTCGTGCTTTTATACCCAGCAGTGGGCATCTCAACGGCGCAAGCCTATGCGGGTGTGACGCCTGCAAAAGCTCCGGTAGATCTGCGCAAGGCTATTTTGAAAGCTGATTGGAAAGAAACGATCTCGAATGATTTCGAGAAGAGCATATTCCCTACACATCCTGTATTAGCCTCCTTGAAAGAGGAGATGTACACTTTGGGTGCAACTTATGCCGCCATGAGCGGATCGGGGTCGACTATTTTCGGGATTTTTGACAAAAAAATCGACCCACCTGCAGGATGGGCCGATTATACTGTTTGGTCAGGACTAGTGGACTAG